In Stomoxys calcitrans chromosome 2, idStoCalc2.1, whole genome shotgun sequence, the following proteins share a genomic window:
- the LOC106087511 gene encoding beta-1,4-galactosyltransferase 1 → MMKTVKIFQRKYHLAELIAKITCCILLIYSILPHRFASHYDYIRPEDIPEALVNQVTTNISQQHMEECHYESIIEENRYMYIPQFSDEVLKPEEILPGGEYYPEDCRARYSTAIIVPYRQREQQLHKFLSYMHNYLRHQDIHYRIFLIEQYDQKPFNRAKLFNIGSMIAAEFEFPCLILHDVDLMPLNLGSLYACTQLPRHMCAALDMWRFHLPYRGLFGGVVAIRTQQYRTINGMSNMYEGWGGEDDDLFERLKSRNIDICRFAPHLNEYTMLRHKPEKKNENRVALLRSGALRFNTDGLNSLVYTEKDRRIHSLFTHILVQT, encoded by the coding sequence ATGATGAAAACTGTAaagattttccaaagaaaatatcACCTTGCTGAATTAATAGCCAAAATTACCTGCTGCATATTGCTAATTTATTCCATATTACCGCATCGTTTTGCCTCACACTATGACTACATACGTCCGGAGGATATTCCCGAGGCGTTGGTGAACCAAGTGACCACGAATATCTCACAGCAACACATGGAGGAGTGCCATTACGAGAGTATCATCGAAGAGAATCGCTACATGTACATACCTCAGTTCAGCGATGAGGTGCTCAAGCCGGAAGAGATTCTGCCCGGCGGTGAATATTATCCGGAAGACTGTCGTGCCCGGTACAGCACAGCCATTATAGTGCCTTACAGGCAGCGAGAGCAGCAATTACATAAATTTCTATCCTATATGCATAACTATTTAAGGCATCAGGACATACACTATCGCATCTTCCTCATAGAGCAATACGATCAGAAGCCCTTCAATAGGGCCAAGCTATTCAACATAGGATCCATGATAGCGGCCGAATTTGAATTTCCTTGTTTGATATTGCATGATGTGGAtttgatgcctttaaatttgggCAGTCTATACGCGTGCACCCAGCTTCCAAGACACATGTGCGCTGCATTGGATATGTGGCGTTTTCATTTGCCCTATCGCGGTCTGTTCGGTGGTGTGGTGGCCATACGCACTCAACAATATCGCACCATTAATGGCATGTCCAATATGTACGAAGGCTGGGGCGGTGAGGATGATGATCTCTTCGAGCGTCTGAAATCGCGTAATATTGATATATGCCGCTTTGCCCCACATCTCAATGAGTACACCATGTTGCGGCACAAACCGGAAAAGAAGAATGAGAATCGTGTGGCACTACTGCGATCTGGGGCATTGCGTTTCAACACCGATGGCCTGAATTCATTGGTGTATACGGAAAAGGATCGACGTATTCATAGTTTATTTACACATATTTTAGTACAAACATAG
- the LOC106087513 gene encoding uncharacterized protein LOC106087513, whose product MVAKGKFFKSMSCYSLIGLLLLTTLNNAEQQATTENDHDDDDDSLIPCQLPNPQFDCPSNSLCTRINATNPQDLKCICLEGYQLNPKWKGSDDIAAADDSNEGEENYCTPNNPASANGTEQGKIIVYVRSASDPQHLVFTIVIILLGVTIVTAVFYGLKVLRPIKRTKAAYKTLQNRRQNITPLQEMDELELNRRYEMQTF is encoded by the exons atGGTGGCtaagggtaaatttttcaaatcgaTGTCATGCTATAGTTTGATTGGCCTTTTGCTGTTGACAACTCTCAACAATGCAGAGCAGCAAGCAACAACGGAAAATGaccacgatgatgatgatgatagtt TGATACCCTGCCAGCTACCCAATCCCCAGTTTGATTGCCCCTCGAATTCCCTTTGCACTCGCATCAATGCAACCAATCCTCAAGATTTGAAGTGCATTTGCTTGGAGGGCTATCAATTAAATCCCAAATGGAAGGGTTCAGATGACATTGCCGCTGCCGATGATTCCAATGAGGGTGAGGAAAACTACTGCACACCAAACAATCCCGCCTCTGCCAATGGCACAGAACAAGGCAAAATTATCGTTTACGTACGCTCCGCCTCTGATCCCCAGCACCTGGTGTTTACCATTGTTATAATTCTATTGGGTGTTACAATAGTTACTGCCGTATTTTATGGCCTAAAGGTACTGCGACCCATAAAACGAACAAAGGCCGCTTATAAGACGTTACAAAATCGTCGACAAAATATCACACCTTTACAAGAAATGGATGAATTGGAATTGAATCGTCGTTATGAAatgcaaacattttaa